From the genome of Deltaproteobacteria bacterium:
CCGTCGCCGAGGGCGCGGGAGACCCGGTCGAGCGCTTCCGGGTTGTTGCTGCCGTCGTCCTTCATTTGAGTCTGGCCGGGCGGTGCGCCCGGAGGATCTCTCATAGCATCGGGGTCCGACATGGGGATCCGGCGGTACTCTCCACCCGGCCGTCCAGAAGGCAGTCTTCAGGGCGTCCAAAGGGTATTGTATTGGCTGTCCATCTGGCAGCTTCAGGCCATGGCGTATTCATCCAGGATCGTGGACGGGGAGCTCGACGTCCTCCTGGCGGGCCTGCCGGCGATCTCGATGGAGGGCCCCAAGGCCGTGGGGAAGACCGAGACCGCGCTGCGTCGCGCGGGCACGGTCCACCGGCTCGACGACCCCGAGCAGCTGCAGATCGCGCAGGCCGCCCCCGACCGGCTGGTGGGAGGTGAGCCGCCGGTGCTCATCGACGAGTGGCAGCGGCTGCCCACCTCCTGGGATCTGGTCCGGCGGGCCGTCGATGCGGGCAGCGGACCGGCGAGCTTCCTGCTCACGGGTTCGATGGCGCCGCGGGAGGCCCCGGTCCACTCGGGGGCCGGTCGCATCGTCACGGTCCGGATGCGGCCGATGTCGTTGGCCGAGCGGTGGCCCGAGACGCCGGCCGTCAGCCTGGCGAGGCTCCTGAAGGGCCGGGCGCGACCTCCGGTGGAGGGAGCGACCGAGCGCACCCTTGCCGACTACGCGGACGAGATCGTGCGCTCGGGCTTCCCCGCGATCCGTCAGCTCTCGGGCCGCCTGCTGCGCGCCCAGCTCGATGGTTATCTCGATCGGATCGTCGAGCGCGACTTCGCCGAGTCGGGGCACCGGGTCCGGGAGCGGGGGGGCCTGCGCCGGTGGCTCACCGCCTATGCCGCGGCGAGCTCGACCACGGCCACCTTCGAGACGATCCGGGATGCGGCCTCGGCCGGCACCGGCGACCGGCCCGCGAAGACCACGACGCTGCCCTTCCGGGCGACCCTCGAGCACCTCTGGATGATCGAGGAGGTCCCGGCCTGGACGCCGGTCCGCAGCCGCCTGCGCCGGCTCGCCTCGTCGCCGGTGCACCAGCTGGCCGACCCGGCCCTGGCCGCTCGCCTCCTGGGGGTCGACGTCGACGCGCTCATCGAGGGGGCGAGCGCCGGACCGGCGATGCCGCGGGATGGCACCCTGCTCGGGGCGCTCTTCGAATCGCTGGTCACCCTCTCGGTGCGGGTCTACGCCCAGGCCGCCAAGGCCCGGGTGTATCACCTCCGCACCCGCGCCGGCGAGCGGGAGGTCGATCTGATCGTCGAGCGGGGCGACGGCCGGGTGCTGGCCCTCGAGGTGAAGCTGGCGGCGACGGTCCGCGACGAGGACCTCAGGCATCTGCACTGGCTCGCCGATCGCATCGGCGGCGAGCTCCTCGATGCCGTGGTCATCACGACCGGCCGAGAGGCCTACCGGCGAGAGGACGGAATTGCCGTCGTGCCGGCGGCGTTGCTGGGGCCTTGAGCCCGGCCGCGGCTGGCCTCAGCGCCAATCAGCCCAGGTACCGGTGGTCATTGTGCCACCGGAGGTACTCAGGGTTGGGCCGCAGGTCCGGGCGGTCAGGCAGCCGTAGCAGCTCGCCATGCTTGGCGTAGTAGTCGCGTCCGTTCTCGAACTCCTCGCGGATCTTGCCGCTGACCTCGATGTGGTGGTCCGGGGTGAAGGTCAGGTAGCCGGAGTCGTAGAGGGCGTGGAGGTCCCGGCGCAGGAGCAGGCCGTTGTCAGCGGCATGGGGACCTCCCGAGGCGAATTCCTTGATGTGGGCCGCTTCCAGGGCGGGCAGGGTGCGCTCTCCGGTGACCGCGCAGCGGCGCCCGTAAGTGTCGGTGACCAGGATGCGAAAGCTCCGCTGACCCAGCCTCTGTCGCACCAGTCGCTCTGGACCCCATCCGGGGTGCTGGTCGGGTGCCTCCGTCGCCAGCAAGGCGCCGTCGCGCCTCGCCAGCTGCAGCTGTTCATGGAGTCGAGCGCCTTCGCCGACCGTGAGGTTGTAGGTCTTCCCCTGGACCGTGTTCCGCGGCCAGTCCGCAGGGGCTGGGATCCACTGGTTCTCTGGCAGGAAGAAGGTCTGGGTCAGCAGGATGCAGCCGATATCCGGGTTCGGGCCCGGATCATCACGCCTGTACTTCGCAATCCGTGCGTGCATCTCAGCGCGGGTCACGGCGCCGTTGGCCTCGCCGAAGGCCTCCCAGGCCAGGTAGAGCGGCACGATCGAGAAATGCGCAAAGTGTCCGCCACCCACGATGTAGTGGTGGGGCGCATGCAGCTTGAAGAGGAATAGCCCTCCAGGCTCGACTGCCTTGAAGGTCGTCTTGCCCCCCGGCTTCCAGAAGTTCGCCTCATCGAGGTCTGGCTTGGCCGCGAGGTGGCGATACCAGTCGCCGTCGGTGATGCCGATGAAGGCCTTCATGGTTCCGGAGCGACCATACCACCACAAAGCCCTGGTCCACCGCGGAGGAATCGCCTAGAGCTCGAGGCACGATGCCTACGAAACTCATCCCGGGACTCTACGAAGATCTGATCACGACCGACCTGGCTTCCAAGGTCACAGAGGCTCGAGAGCAGGGCTGGCTAATCGAGGACGCTCGATGCGAGCCCGAGTTGAGGGCCGAGCTGCTCGCGCAGCACATCTACCATCACGCGCTTCGGGTTCTGCGCGACAAGAAGGGGAAGTCTGCCGACGTACTTCGAGATCAGGTGAAGCTGACGAATCGTCTGCTCGCGGTTCTCGAGAAGCACAAGCGTCCAGTCGTCACATCGGGGGATCGGGTCGAAAAAGTACCAGAGATCCTGCGAGAGGCTCGACCGAAGCCAAAGGAGGCTCTCGCAACACTCGGTTGCACTCCAAGGCCCAGCCTATCGCTCCGTAGCAGCGGCCTGATGGTGAACGGCCACCACGACTACCAGATCGGACACGAGGTAGCGCGAGAGGCCGAGAGTGCCGATCGGATCGACTTGCTCTGCGCATTTGTGAGGTTCGCGGGCCTCCGCTTGGTGCTGCCCCAGCTGCGTGCTTTCGTGAAGCGGGGAGGTGACCTGAGGGTCATCACGAGCGTCTATACCGGCTCCACCGAGAAGAAAGCGCTAGACGCGCTCCATGAGCTCGGCGCCAAGGTCAAAGTCTCGTACGAGACCGCCCAGACTCGTCTCCATGCGAAAGCGTGGCTCTTCGAACGGCATACGGGCCTTTCGACCGCGTACATCGGTTCATCAAACCTGACGCATTCTGCGCTAGTCGATGGTCTGGAGTGGAACGTGCGGCTCACGGCCGCCGACAACGAGCCACTCCTCGAGCGTTTCCGAGCCACGTTTGACCAGTACTGGGAGTCAGAAGAGTTTGCCCCCTACGCGCCGGATAGGGATGGGGAGCGGCTGGCGTCTGCACTTGAGAAAGAGAGGGCACCCAGGGGGGACGGCTGGGCTCCATTCGATCTCCTGGCGTCATTGTCGATCGACGTCGCGCCGAAGCCCCACCAGGCCGAGGTTCTCGAAGCCCTCCAGGCCGAACGTTCGCGAGGCCATCATCGGAATCTCGTCGTGGCAGCCACTGGCACCGGCAAGACCTGGATCGCGGCATTCGACTACGCCCGACTTCGGGAACAAGGCTACGAGAAGCTCCTCTTCGTGGCTCACCGAGAGGAGATCCTGCGGCAAAGCCAGCAGGTCTTCCGGGTCGTCCTTGCGGATGGCCAGTTCGGCGGCCAGCTGGTCGGAGGACAGCGACCGGCAGATGGTCGCCACGTGTTTGCCTCGATTCAGTCGTTGAAGAACCAGCTAGAGGATCTGCGGGCTGATGAGTTTGACGTGGTCATCGTGGACGAGTTCCATCACGCGGCGGCGAAGACCTACAGGGAGCTGCTGGAGCACTTGGAACCGAGCGTTCTACTGGGACTGACCGCTACTCCCGAACGCATGGACGGGAAGTCGATCCTCGAGTGGTTCGACAACCGCATCGCGAGCGAGTCGAGGCTGTGGAATGCCCTCGATGAGGGCCTCCTATGCCCGTTCCACTACTTCGGAGTTGCAGATGGCACGGACTTGTCGGGCGTCACCTTCAGCCAGGGGCGCTATAGCCAGGGCGAGCTAGAGGACATCTACACCGGGGACGACATCCGCCTGAAACGCATCCTTCAAGCAGTCGATCGATACACTGCAAACACAGGCCAGATGCGTGCCCTTGGATTCTGCGTCGGGGTTGAGAACGCGAAGTTCATGGCTGAGCGTTTCAGGAAGGCGGGGCTGCCTTCAGTCGCACTTCACGGTGGCTCTTCCAAACAAGAGAGAGTGAGCGCAATCCAGAAGCTTCGCTCCGGCGCGCTGCGGTGCATTTTCACTGTCGATCTCTTCAACGAAGGCGTCGACATCCCCGAGGTCGATACGGTGTTGATGTTGAGACCCACCGAAAGCGCCACGGTCTTCCTCCAGCAGCTCGGCCGGGGCCTTCGGTGGGCCCGCAACAAGAGCGTCCTGACCGTGCTCGATTTCGTCGGTCACGCGCACAGCGACTTTCGCTTCGACCTGCGCTTCCGTGCCTTGGTGGGTGGAACCCGACGAGAAGTGGCCAAGGCTGTGGAGGCCGGGTTTCCACTGCTGCCGCCAGGGTGTGCGATTCAGCTCGAGAGGGAGGCGCAGGATGCGATTCTGGAGAACCTGAGATCCGCAATACAGAACCTGCGGGCGCAACTCGTCGACGATTTGAAGGCACTGGGGCCCGATTCTGGTCTGCGAGAGTTCCTGCGGCGATCCGAGAAGGATCTCCAAGATGTGTACACTCGACCTTCATCCAATCACTGCTTCACCGACCTTCACAGAAGAGCCGGTCACCTTCCGAGGGAGAAGTCCGACCAAGAAAAGGCCCTAGAGCGATACGCCGGTCGTGCACTCCACATCGACGATCCCGTTCGCTTGAATGCCTGGCTGTCATGGTTGGCGAACAAGAAGCCGCTGTCAGTGAAGCCCTTGAACACGCGTCAGGGCCGTCTCTTGGCGATGCTCTACGCGACTCTCGGCCACCGAAAGCGCCCGATCGTAGAGATGGTCGCCACATTTCAGGAGCTCTGGAGCACCCCACAGCTCAAGCGTGAGTTCGTAGATCTGTTCGAGATTCTTGCTGACGCATCGCGGGTAGACGCCCAACCCCTGGACCCGAAGGGCCGAGTGCCCCTGTGCAGCCACGCCAGCTACTCCCTCTACGAGGCCATTGCCGCCTATGGGCTGGTTGGGCCGGAGTCAGGCGCCCTGCGAGAAACCCGAGAAGGGATTGTCTGGGCCGACGAGGACAAGACTGGGCTGCTGTTCATCACGTTGGACAAGTCTGAATCGGACTACTCGCCGACGACGCGGTATGCCGACTACCCGATCTCGCCAGAGTTGTTCCACTGGGAAACCCAGAACTCCACGACGCCGTCTTCAAATGTCGGAAAGCGGTACATCGAGCACCGGTATTGCGGCACCCGCATTGTCCTCTTCGTCCGTCAGCGGAAGAAGGACGACCGCGGAGAGACCATGCCCTACACCTGCCTCGGATACGCCAACTACGTGACCCATGAGTCGGAACGGCCCATGCGCATCACCTGGAAACTAGAGAGGCCGATGCCGGCGTGGCTCTACCAGGCGGGCAAGTTGGCGGCGGCATAGCCAAGGTAACCCCTGACATGGAAGGTCATCTGGTCTGCCCTAGGACACGCTCCTGAGCTTCCGCGCCCCCGCCACCTTCGGCACCGCCCCCGCCGCCTCCCGCAGCGACTCGAGGTCGAGGTGTCCGTAGACCTTGTCCACCATCTGGGTGCTGGTGTGGCCGAGCCAGGCGGCGACCTTGGGGTTGCT
Proteins encoded in this window:
- a CDS encoding DUF3427 domain-containing protein; translated protein: MPTKLIPGLYEDLITTDLASKVTEAREQGWLIEDARCEPELRAELLAQHIYHHALRVLRDKKGKSADVLRDQVKLTNRLLAVLEKHKRPVVTSGDRVEKVPEILREARPKPKEALATLGCTPRPSLSLRSSGLMVNGHHDYQIGHEVAREAESADRIDLLCAFVRFAGLRLVLPQLRAFVKRGGDLRVITSVYTGSTEKKALDALHELGAKVKVSYETAQTRLHAKAWLFERHTGLSTAYIGSSNLTHSALVDGLEWNVRLTAADNEPLLERFRATFDQYWESEEFAPYAPDRDGERLASALEKERAPRGDGWAPFDLLASLSIDVAPKPHQAEVLEALQAERSRGHHRNLVVAATGTGKTWIAAFDYARLREQGYEKLLFVAHREEILRQSQQVFRVVLADGQFGGQLVGGQRPADGRHVFASIQSLKNQLEDLRADEFDVVIVDEFHHAAAKTYRELLEHLEPSVLLGLTATPERMDGKSILEWFDNRIASESRLWNALDEGLLCPFHYFGVADGTDLSGVTFSQGRYSQGELEDIYTGDDIRLKRILQAVDRYTANTGQMRALGFCVGVENAKFMAERFRKAGLPSVALHGGSSKQERVSAIQKLRSGALRCIFTVDLFNEGVDIPEVDTVLMLRPTESATVFLQQLGRGLRWARNKSVLTVLDFVGHAHSDFRFDLRFRALVGGTRREVAKAVEAGFPLLPPGCAIQLEREAQDAILENLRSAIQNLRAQLVDDLKALGPDSGLREFLRRSEKDLQDVYTRPSSNHCFTDLHRRAGHLPREKSDQEKALERYAGRALHIDDPVRLNAWLSWLANKKPLSVKPLNTRQGRLLAMLYATLGHRKRPIVEMVATFQELWSTPQLKREFVDLFEILADASRVDAQPLDPKGRVPLCSHASYSLYEAIAAYGLVGPESGALRETREGIVWADEDKTGLLFITLDKSESDYSPTTRYADYPISPELFHWETQNSTTPSSNVGKRYIEHRYCGTRIVLFVRQRKKDDRGETMPYTCLGYANYVTHESERPMRITWKLERPMPAWLYQAGKLAAA
- a CDS encoding tyrosine-type recombinase/integrase, which produces MVRKAWGRSVGPCSNVRIDLQAACAAAGVPRVSPNDLRRTCASWMVQGGVSNPKVAAWLGHTSTQMVDKVYGHLDLESLREAAGAVPKVAGARKLRSVS
- a CDS encoding HNH endonuclease, with translation MKAFIGITDGDWYRHLAAKPDLDEANFWKPGGKTTFKAVEPGGLFLFKLHAPHHYIVGGGHFAHFSIVPLYLAWEAFGEANGAVTRAEMHARIAKYRRDDPGPNPDIGCILLTQTFFLPENQWIPAPADWPRNTVQGKTYNLTVGEGARLHEQLQLARRDGALLATEAPDQHPGWGPERLVRQRLGQRSFRILVTDTYGRRCAVTGERTLPALEAAHIKEFASGGPHAADNGLLLRRDLHALYDSGYLTFTPDHHIEVSGKIREEFENGRDYYAKHGELLRLPDRPDLRPNPEYLRWHNDHRYLG
- a CDS encoding DUF4143 domain-containing protein translates to MAYSSRIVDGELDVLLAGLPAISMEGPKAVGKTETALRRAGTVHRLDDPEQLQIAQAAPDRLVGGEPPVLIDEWQRLPTSWDLVRRAVDAGSGPASFLLTGSMAPREAPVHSGAGRIVTVRMRPMSLAERWPETPAVSLARLLKGRARPPVEGATERTLADYADEIVRSGFPAIRQLSGRLLRAQLDGYLDRIVERDFAESGHRVRERGGLRRWLTAYAAASSTTATFETIRDAASAGTGDRPAKTTTLPFRATLEHLWMIEEVPAWTPVRSRLRRLASSPVHQLADPALAARLLGVDVDALIEGASAGPAMPRDGTLLGALFESLVTLSVRVYAQAAKARVYHLRTRAGEREVDLIVERGDGRVLALEVKLAATVRDEDLRHLHWLADRIGGELLDAVVITTGREAYRREDGIAVVPAALLGP